From the genome of Lonchura striata isolate bLonStr1 chromosome 18, bLonStr1.mat, whole genome shotgun sequence:
CACACAAACTCCACCATAAAACACCAAGTAGAGTTAAACACTGATTAGCTGTACAGAGAGGTGCCATTTTGTTATTTATGTTTCAGTGAGCTATTTTAGGAAACATAAAACTTCTACTTTTCCTGTAGTCAAACTAATTCACTATTTCTGTCTATTTCTGTTGtgctgtatatatatatatatatatttttttttttttttttttttttaatatccctTTCCCAATACCTGATCCTACATGTGTGTTTTAGGGATGGGAATTTGAAGGGGAAAAGTAAAATCCCAAGCAGTGAACTGTGCTATGGACTGGAAAAATTGCTTTAAGATTTCCTATGTTTTTGCTAATGTACACTCCCAGTGTTGTATGATTTTAGCACTATCCTGTTTTTCAGTAATCCAAATTCTATGTTCaatataaacatatttttggTGTTCATTATATATACACAAAAGTGCCCCATGTGCTGCAAAAGTTTTCACCAAAGTGTCATAAAGGGCACCCAATATACTaaattggcaaaaaaaaaaaaaaaaaaaaaagctttttgcaGCAAAGAAAACTTTACTGATATTGTGAAAATGTCATTATCCACACTGAGAAACCTGTAAACCCAAACAGGAAACATACACAGCTTAAGGTTGCAGACATGTAAAGGAACTAAGCCCAATTGAACCAACCTGGCAGAAGAACCAAACAGGAAAATCCCTGTGAAGGGGTAAATTCTGAAATTGCTGTCTATCCCTATCGGAAATGGCTGAGGTGGTTTTAGTCCCTTAACTCTGTTTATTCAgctatgcatttttaaaaatgggaagCAGTAAAGTGTCTGAAGGGATTTGGTTCAGTCTTTTCAGAAACCACATTGTTAGTAAAACTAAGCATGAAATTTTTACACCGGCAAGGTGAATTTCCCAGAAACTGAATGCAAATCAGGTTTCACAGATGAAATTGTCTTTAATCTCAATTACAAACCATTTCACCTCCAGACACTCAAACAGGGAAGGACAAGCAGTGGCAGAGGTCGGATCTGGAATTGCCTACAAGTCGCTTTTTAGCTGGTGCCTCTTAGCAATGTGACCGTGCTGGCAGCAAATCCCTGCAAGGCACCAtgtgcagggcagctctgcctcctctgGGCACAGCTTGGTTTGGGACCTGCACACAACAGAGCCCTTCCATACCCAAAAATCCTTCTGTTCTCAGGAGCTCGAGCAGATGCAGGCAGGCAgacatccccagctccctttCCCCGGGAGCTGGCTCTGCGCTCCCTGCACTCACAAGCTCATCTTATGATTTTACACATTTGCCTCCTGCGCCTGTCCCACCACCACGTTTGCTGTAGTTTGAGAGACAGGAGGTACGATAGTTTCCCTAAACTGTTCCAGGCAGAAATGCTGAAAACTTTCCTGAAAATGTCAGCTGCCGGATTTGGAGACCTGTCCTTGAAAATATTACAATTTCTTTCACCAAATATCCCTGCTAGGAAGGGAAATCCCTGCCAAGAGAAACCCATCAGCTCTTTAGTGAAGTGGCTGTTgggagcctctgctccagggacacagcccaTCACCAGGCTGTGTGACATGGAGCAGGGGTTGGTGGCACCACAGAAGACAAGGGAGTGGCTACAAATGAAGTACCTGAAGCTGCACTAAAGACAGGATACCTTTGGAGAGCTGGGAGTACAAACACCGCAGGGAAGTGAGCTTGGGTTCCCTCCATGTCAGGGTTTAAGAGGCTCTTGCTAAGGGCTGGGTGAACTAAAGTGTCTTGAGCATATGGGCTTATTTTGTGCAGTTTCTGTGGTGGTTTCTTCGTTAGATTTTCAGTGGTAATGAGCCCACACAGTAGATTGCTGGAGGGAGAAAAAATCATTCTGAATAGGTTTGCTGAATAATTATGAACTGAGCTGAACTCTTACATTTGCTTACTAATTGTATGGTCCGTGATGTTTTATGTATGATGCATTCATTTTgttaaaaaggatttttttttctttttttttgctgagcAGCAACTTTTCTAAGTGCAAGTTAAACTGCCACAGTGGAAAGAGCTGGATTTAAGTCTGATGAATTGATgttgtttgaaatattttttttaaacatcagtCCCACTATTTGGTTTTCAGAGCTTGCAATATGAAACCCAAAATTGTGCTATTGTCTGGAGAGTTGAAATAAATGAATCCCCTCAACTTTGGATTTGGCAGGCACAATTACTATtgttaatttagaaaataatcCCCAGCAGCTACAACTATTTAAATAATGCCTTTCCTTGCTTCTCCCAAGACCCTAAGAATGAaagtaaaaatatgttttgtaaAATACACTTTTCACTGCTTGGTCTGATTCAGAGAGGCTTCTTTCTCCTTTGCTGGGGACTGCGACCCTCTGTGACACAGGTGACCTGACAGtgctggccacagcccagggccacgctCCCAGCCCCGTGCTGGACACCGGGAGCTGTGGGGCAGGTTGGCAGCCCCAAGACACATCTCGGGTTAGGAACAGGCTGAGCCACCTTCCCACACGCACACCACGGGCCAGCAGAACCTCGCAGCTGTATCCGACCTTGCCATTCCGAGCAGCTCGCTGTTTTTACTGACAGAATACTTAGGCTGAGTTTATTTCCGTGTTTGCCATTGTCCAGCTATAGACACCATGTGGCTCCCACCGAAGTCCGCAGGAGCGATGCTGGGCGAGCTGGGCCAAGCCATGGGTGATGAGATTTCCCGTGCAGCGAGACTGCGGCGGCTccggggggagcggggctgggccCGTGACTCGAGGCgcgggctgcagccccggggacGCCGCTGGGCTACGGGCCGGTCTGTGCCCGTGGCGAGCAGAGCTCGGCAGGGAGCGGCGGCATCCCGGGGCGGTGCGCTGCCCGCCCAGCGCCCCCCGAAAAGCGGCAGGACGGGCCGAGGAAGGGAGTGGCGGCGGCGCCGGTGCCCCAAGACGAATCCGGGCAGCCGCTCTCGGCGACCGCGCCCGACCCTGCCCTTCCGCGGCGAGGAACGCGCGCGGGTCCCGGCCCGCCCCGTCCGGCCCGaccgcccgccgccggggcggaACGGGGGCACGGACCCCGGGCCGGAGCGGGGGCGGCGGAACGGGGGCACGgaccccggcccggctcggggGCTCTCCCCGCCGCCGGGGCGGAACGGGGGCACggaccccggcccggcccgggggcggCGGAACGGGGGCACggaccccggcccggcccgggggctcTCCCCGCCGCCGGGGCGGAACGGGGACGCggaccccggcccggcccgggggctcTCCCCGCCGCCGGGGCGGAACGGGGACGCGGGCACGAATCGAGCAGAGCGCGGGGCCTCCGCGCCCGGCGGAGCCGCGGAGGGCGCCAGGGGGCGCTGTGCCCGTTCGGAAGAGCCGCTCCGACGGCGCGCACGCAGGCGCAGAGGGGGCgcgacggcggcggcggcgctgggggAGCcccgggcgcggagccgcctctgacccggagccgcgccgggtgCGGAGCCGGGCTGCGGGGCGCCGGCCGGGGCAGCCGTCGGTCCGGACCGCTGACCCTATACAGGGGCCGGCGGCCTCGTCTCTCCCTCAGTCTCTGCCTCCGTTGCCGCCGTTCCCGTAGCGAGGAGCGAGACATCCCCTTCGTTCCTTTGTGCCGCGGTCGCGTCGCGCGTGCTGCGTTTTCCACCCCGGTGCCCTCCCCGCAGCTCGAGCCCCGCGCCCCCCTCTTTCCCCCCCTTGTCACTTCGCTAAGTAATAATTTCCACGTCCAATTCCATTTCTTCGCCAGTTCTGAAATCTCCAGGCCATCAGCAAGGAGGATAGTTCACATGAAAACTAATTACACAAAATCAATATTTAATCACAGCGCAGCATCCTGatcctgcagaaaaaaatcccgTTAAAACTCTCCTGCCATATACAAACAGTCCTCAGCCGCTTATTTATAGATCTCATTTTTTTTAGATGGGAGCAATATTCATTACTATTTCTTTAAACTATCGACATGTGCATCCGCGAGCACCTGAAGCACCGTGTCCCGCCGGCGATCTGTGGGCCCCCTGGCCCGGTGGGTGTTTGTCCCTCCGGGGGAACGGGGTAGTGACTTCCCCCGCTGTCGCAGCGCCCGCTCCCCGCGAGGCTCCGTGCGGTGCCCTGCTCGGGgcgggccggcggggccgctcctgttcccccgggctcggggctgccgGGCGGGTTTCGCCCCGGCGGGCAGCGCAGCAGTTGGCTCCCCACACCCGCCACTTGGTGTCAGCTCCGGTGGCCCCCGCCCCGTTTCGGGACCCCGCTCCGGGACCCCGAGGTACCGCGTACCTCCCCGTCCGGCCGCGCTCCGTGCGCCGCGGGAgcagcggcgccgccgggcacggggggcggtgcggggcgcgGTGCGGGCGGGGCAcggggccggcggcggagcCACCTTAACGGCAGCCCCGCCCCGGACCGCGGCGCTCATTGGCGCAGCCCCGATGGCTGAAATTCATCGCTGAAATGCAAAACTTGTTGCTGCTCCGCCAGCGCTGGGTGAGAGCGCGGCAGCgcgcggggagcgcggcgcAGCCCTcgcagcgcccgcccggccccgcgccccggccccgccgccgccggagcGCTGCGAGCCGCGGGAGCGCACGGCCGGCCGGCGATGCGGCGCGCAGCTCCCGGGCGCCGGAGCCTGTGAGCGGCGGCGCGCCGCCCCGTCGGCTCTCGGGCGGCAGTGAGCGGCGAGCGGCGGGGTGAGCGCGGGCGAGCGGCCGGTGCCGGCGGCGCGGCAGGATGTGAGCGGGGGCGGCCGAGTGGCGCGGAGCGGAGCAGCGGGGAGCGGCGGGCAGCGGGACGGCGGAGCGGCGCGGAGCAGCCATGCCCTGCTGAGGAGCCGCGCAGGATGTTCGGGCTGGAGCAGTTCGAGCCGCAGAAcagcggccggagcggcggGCAGGCGGAGCGGGGCTTCGGCCAGCCCGGACTGAGCATGAGCGCGCACTTCAAGGCGCCGGCCTTCCCCGGCGGCGGCCCAGCACCGGCGGACCCGGCCCTGGGAGCGCTGGGCGAGCCGCCCCTCTTGGGCATGAACATGAGCCTGGCCGGGGACGGCTACGGCTTCCCGGGTCGCGGCCCCGCCGAGCTGCACGGCGGCGGCATGCAGCCGCCCGTGCACGGCTTCTTCGGCGGACAGCAGCCGCacggcggccccggcggcgcccccCACCCGCACCAGCACCCCCCGCACTTCGGCGGCGGCTTCGGGCCCGACCCCGGCGCCTCCTGCGTGCACGGCGGGCGCCTTCTGGGCTACAGCGGTGCGCTGGGCGGGCAGACGGCGTTCGCCGACGGCTACGAGCACATGGCCGAGGGCCAGGGTGGCGAGGGCTTCGGGCAGCAGCGCCCCGGGACCTTGCCCGATTTCCAGCACCACGGCGCCGGCGCCGCCAGCCACGCCGTGCCGGCGCCCTGCCTGCCCCTCGACCAGTCCCCCAACCGCGCTGCCTCCTTCCACGGGCTGCCGGCGGCCGGCTCCTCCGAGCCCCACGGCCTGGAGCCGCGGCGGCTGCCGGCGCAGGGCGGCGTGGACTCGCTGGAATACAATTACCCTGGCGACGGCCCTGCCAGCCACTTCGAGCTGCCCGTCTTCTCCCCGTCGGAGCCGGAGGGGCAGCTGCCGCACTACGGCGGCGGGCGGCAGGTGCCGGCGGGCGGCAGCTTCGCGGGGGCGCCCGCCCTGCCCCGGGCGCCGGGCATGGCCGTGGCCAAGGCGCACCCGCCGCAGCAGCACGGCGTCTTCTTCGAGCGCTTCGGGGGGGCGCGGAAGATGTCGGCCAGTCTGGAGCCGGGGGCCAACGCCAGGCACCCGctgatgcagcagcagcagcagcagcagcagccgccaCCACCACCGCAACCACCGCAGCAGCCGCCGGGCTTGCTGGCCAGACAGAACTCCTGCCCGCCAGCCATCCCTAGGCAACAGCAAACAGAAGCCAACGCTCCCAACTCCAACCTGCAGGACAATGGGCCCATAATGCAGAACCAGCATGCACAGTTTGAATACCCTATTCACAGACTGGAGAACAGGAATATGCATCCCTACACCGACCCCGTGTTTAATATGCAGCACCCTCCTCCGCAACAGCCACCAAATCAAAGACTGCAGCACTTCGATGCCCCCTACGTGAGCGTCGCCAAGAGGCCGCGGTTTGACTTCCCCAACACTCCTGGCGTCGAGCGCTGCGCCTCCTGGGGCGGCGGCATGCACGGCCCGGCCATGGAGAGTCACCTTTCCCCGACGGCCTACCCTGGCCTGCCGGGCGAGTTCACCCCGCCGGCACCCGAGGCTTTCGGGGGCCCATTGCCACACGGCGGCCCCGAGCACCCGGCTCTGGCGCAGCGCCAGAACGCGGCCCTGGTGATGAAGCAGATGGCCTCGCGAAGCCAGCAGCGCCTGCGGCCGCccagtctgcagcagctggggcatCACGGCGAGGTGGGCGCGCCCGGCAGCCTGCCCCCGCCAGCCTTCGAGCGGGAGGCCGGTGGCGGCCGCAGCTTCGAGGCGCCGGCGCCGCACCTGGCCCCCGACAGCGGCTGGTtcgcggggccgccgccgcctggggagctgctgccgAGGCGCCTGGCAGCGCCCGGGCTGCCAGCCGAGGCAGCCCCCCACGAGCTGGGCCTGCAGCCGGGTGGCCCCGCCGTGCTCTTCCGGCCGGGTGCCggtgggctggggctgcaggagcccttGCGGATGCCAGGCGAGGGGCCAGCGCAGGCCCTGCCGTCGCCCGGCGTCCATCCTCCCTTCACACCCACGATGGGTGGCCTCTCGCAGCTGCAGTCACCAGGCAGCGGAGTGGCACTGCCCAGCGGCCCCGCTGAGCGCCGTGGCCCCGCCGACTTTGCCGCTCAGCCTGGCTTCCCCttcggggcggcggcgcggcagCCGGCGGCCCAcggggctgcccctgccctcAGCGCCTCGCCGGGTGCCTACCCACCGCCCCCGCCCGAGTTTCCCCCGCCACCCCCACCACGGCCCGCTGCCAGCAAGCTGGGTGCCCTCTCGCTGGGCTCCTTCAGCAAGGCGGCCAGCAAGGACAATGTCTttgggcagagctgcctggcCGCCCTCTCCACTGCCTGCCAAAACATGATCGCGAGCCTGGGCGCTCCCAACCTCAACGTCACCTTCAACAAGAAGAGCCCGGCCGAGGCCAAGCGCAAGCTCAGCCAGGCCGAGCCTGACCCGCCACCTGCTGCCCCGGACTACTTCCCGGCTGGGCCGCCAGTGGGTGGGGGTGGCACGGGCAAGGCAGCGggcgctgccccgctgctgcctGCGGAGAGCAGCCTCTCACCCGGCTACGCGCTGGAGCCGGTGGCCGGCGGCGAGGGGAAGGCGGGTGGCGGGCGGGGTCGGGGTCGTCGGAAACGGGACAGTGGGCACGTCAGCCCCGGCACGTTTTTTGACAAGTTCTCAGCTGCCGAGGGCGGGGGAGCCGGtgtcagcccagggcagccgGCAGTGCCGGTGGCGGCGGGGGCCccgccgggggctgcgggcgcCGAGCGCGGTGGGGGCACCCCTCACGACAAGCCCCTGACCTCACCGTCCTGGGGCAAGGGCAGTGAACTGTTGCTGGCGGAGCAGCCCGACCTGATGTCCTCCCTGGACAGTGGCATCCAGAGCGTGACCAAGTCAGACGGCAGCTCCCCGCACGTGGACTTTCCCGACGAGGTCAGCACCAGCTATGGCAACGAGGACGAGGTGTCCTCCAGCTCCGACAATGCCACCTCCAAGCCCACCCGTAGCCCGCTGCTGGGTGGTTCGCCCAAGCTGCCCCGTGGGGAGCACGCACTTCTCAACGGacagaagcccctggcccttggccttCTCAGTACATCTACCTCGACCCCCGACAGCTACGGGCTCAGCACCACGGCGGGCGCTCACCCTGGCACGCCAAGCATGGAGCAGGTGCGGACCCCCACAAGCACCTCGGCCCAGGATGAGATCCATCCCCTGGAAATCCTGCAGGCGCAGATCCAGCTCCAGCGGCAGCAGTTCAGCATCTCGGAAGACCAGCCCTTGGGGTTGAAGAGCAAGAAGGGGGAGTGTGCGGGGCAGAATGGGGACAGTgacctgggcagctgctgctcggAGGGTGTCAAGGGCACCATGAGCACCATCGACCTGGACTCCCTGATGGCAGAGCACAACTCCACCTGGTACCTGCCTGGAGAGAAGGCCCTgatggaggggcaggaggaggacaagCCCATGGCGCCCTGGGAGAAGCCCAAGCCCCCGAACCCCAGCAAAGAAGGTATCAGTTGTCCCACAGGGGTGCTGGCACAGGGGTAGGGGTGGTTgtgggctgctcagggaaggggacatggtgaggctgcagctctggtaCTCTGGGCACACACAGGCTCCACCCCTGGTGAGTGCCAGGCACCTTCTCAgtctgggctggggctgcaggatgCAGGGTACTGGGTGGCTCTGATGGGGGGTGGGCAGTGTCAGGGACAAAGTGTCTGCTGCCTGACTGGCCCAGGTGACAACTGCCcatggcatctctgccctgtcCCCATCATGCCTCCTAGAGAATGGGCAGGTGGGAGTGGTGAGCAGAGGGgctcccagtcaggctcacctgtGCTTCTGGGTCTGGGATGCTGCAGAAAGGAACTGCAGCCTGAGGTTTTGATGAGGGGGCTCCTGCAGGGTCCTACTAAGCATGGGGTGCTGAGGAGGGGGCTCCCACAGACCCTGGTGCCATCTGAACCTTCCAGCCACTTTCCCAGAACTATGACTGATGTTTTCCCTGTCCACAAAAACATGAATCTGGTGGTAGTTCTGCTCCTTCAGGTCCAGGTGCCCCCTGCTTGCATTTGGAGCCCACAACAGTATGATACTGAGCTGAACAGCTTGTAACTAATTATTTTTGATTTAACTGAAAGGCAGTTTAAAATAAGGTTCTGGGTCTGTTAGTGTAAAACTTGCTTAGTTGACTGATGTTTAATTTTGACATTAGTTGTCATTTTTGATCCTTCCTTGTGTCCAGAGGGCATCATAATTCCCCAggcttagaaaaaaatattttaatggaaaaccCTCTATTATAAAAGCTGTTTAAGATAAGGATGATTATGGATTCAATTGGTTTCTATTTTATCTTATCAAATCCCTATTTTGCAACCTGCCTAGCTGTATATGTGATTGTTACAACGGGTGCACATGCTGTACCTGCTATCTGAGGGCAGGCAGGTTGGTTTTGGTGTGCTAGAAATACATGTGTGCAGGTTACACAATATAAACTCATTATTTGTGCCTAGGAAAGGTGATATTCTG
Proteins encoded in this window:
- the MN1 gene encoding transcriptional activator MN1, which encodes MFGLEQFEPQNSGRSGGQAERGFGQPGLSMSAHFKAPAFPGGGPAPADPALGALGEPPLLGMNMSLAGDGYGFPGRGPAELHGGGMQPPVHGFFGGQQPHGGPGGAPHPHQHPPHFGGGFGPDPGASCVHGGRLLGYSGALGGQTAFADGYEHMAEGQGGEGFGQQRPGTLPDFQHHGAGAASHAVPAPCLPLDQSPNRAASFHGLPAAGSSEPHGLEPRRLPAQGGVDSLEYNYPGDGPASHFELPVFSPSEPEGQLPHYGGGRQVPAGGSFAGAPALPRAPGMAVAKAHPPQQHGVFFERFGGARKMSASLEPGANARHPLMQQQQQQQQPPPPPQPPQQPPGLLARQNSCPPAIPRQQQTEANAPNSNLQDNGPIMQNQHAQFEYPIHRLENRNMHPYTDPVFNMQHPPPQQPPNQRLQHFDAPYVSVAKRPRFDFPNTPGVERCASWGGGMHGPAMESHLSPTAYPGLPGEFTPPAPEAFGGPLPHGGPEHPALAQRQNAALVMKQMASRSQQRLRPPSLQQLGHHGEVGAPGSLPPPAFEREAGGGRSFEAPAPHLAPDSGWFAGPPPPGELLPRRLAAPGLPAEAAPHELGLQPGGPAVLFRPGAGGLGLQEPLRMPGEGPAQALPSPGVHPPFTPTMGGLSQLQSPGSGVALPSGPAERRGPADFAAQPGFPFGAAARQPAAHGAAPALSASPGAYPPPPPEFPPPPPPRPAASKLGALSLGSFSKAASKDNVFGQSCLAALSTACQNMIASLGAPNLNVTFNKKSPAEAKRKLSQAEPDPPPAAPDYFPAGPPVGGGGTGKAAGAAPLLPAESSLSPGYALEPVAGGEGKAGGGRGRGRRKRDSGHVSPGTFFDKFSAAEGGGAGVSPGQPAVPVAAGAPPGAAGAERGGGTPHDKPLTSPSWGKGSELLLAEQPDLMSSLDSGIQSVTKSDGSSPHVDFPDEVSTSYGNEDEVSSSSDNATSKPTRSPLLGGSPKLPRGEHALLNGQKPLALGLLSTSTSTPDSYGLSTTAGAHPGTPSMEQVRTPTSTSAQDEIHPLEILQAQIQLQRQQFSISEDQPLGLKSKKGECAGQNGDSDLGSCCSEGVKGTMSTIDLDSLMAEHNSTWYLPGEKALMEGQEEDKPMAPWEKPKPPNPSKEAHDLPPSKTSAAAAQTGTHLQCLSVHCTDDVGEAKGRTAVPTWRSLHSDISNRFGTFVAALT